TGATGCCGGCGGTGAACGCACCGATCGCCATGAAGGCGCCGCCGCTCAGCGCGATCTGGCCCGCGCCGCCGACCAGGATCGACTGACCGATCGACGCGATCGCGAAGATCGCGCACGACTGGGCGATCAGGTTGATGTAGGGGCCAGCCCCAGCCGCCCACAGCGCTGCTGCAACGAGCAGGAGGGTCACCGCGAGATGGGTAGGAGCGCCCGGACGGGTGAGCGCGTCCTTCAGCCGGCCGGTGCGACCACCGGTCCCGCCCGACTGGGGGGACGGGTCTGGCGCGTCGGAGGACGATCGCGCGTCGACAGGGGCGTCGGCGATCTCGGGAACCTGCGCGGGGGACATGTCCATCACAACCTCACGACCTCGGCCTTGCCGAACAGGCCGGTCGGACGAACCATCAGGAAGGCGAGCATCACGGAGAAGGCGACCAGGTCCACCCAGTCCGTGCCGAGCGTGGCCGCCACCGCGTTCTGCAGCGCGCCGAGGACGAGCCCTCCGAAGAGCGCTCCCGGCACCGAGTCGAGGCCACCGAGGATGATCGCGGGGAAGGCGAAGAAGCCGATGTTGGCGACTCCGACCGGGTCCACCGACGACCGCAGCGCGAAGGCGATGCCCGCGAAGGCCGCCGTCAGTCCTGCCAGGCCCCACGCGATGGTCGCGATCCGCGCCGCGCTCACGCCCAGGTGGACCGACAGGCCCGGGTTGTCGGCGACGGCGTTCATCTGAAGACCGAGCTGTGTCTTGGCGAGGATCAGCAGGATCGCGGCGACGACGAGCAGCGTGATGCCGACCGAGACGAGGTCGGCGACCGTGATGGTGGCGCCGGCGACCTGGAACGAACGGTCGCCCACGACGTCGGGCAGGGCGAGCGGGCTGGTGCCGTAGCGCACCGCCACCACGGCCTGGAGCACCCCCGCCAGGCCGATCGTGGCGACCGAGGTGGCGAAGGGCTCTCGCGCGGCTACCTTCGCGAAGACCACGATGTAGACGAACGCACTGAACATCGCCACGAGCGTCACCGTGATCGCCGTCGCGACGAGGAACGGCAGCTGTTCGTTCTTCACCAGGTCGTAGAAGAGGAAGGCGCCGAGGAGCATGAACCCGCCCTGGCAGAAGCTCAGGACCTTCGACGCCCGGAAGAGGAGGACGAACCCCACTCCGACCAGCCCGTAGAGCGAGCCTGTGACTATCGAGCCCCAGACGGCTTGTGCGAACACGCCCACGTTGCGAATCTCCCTACCTCGGTCGTACGAAGGTGACGCGGATCAGAAAACGACTTTGACATCGACGTCAGTTTATGGAGCAGGTCACATCCCGTCAACGTCCTTGCGCTGCGAGACCACCGAGGAACCGCCAGGTGCGTTCGTCGTCGTCCCCTCGCGCCACGACGTGGGCCGCAAACTCGGTGACGCCCGCGTCGGCGAACCGGTGCAGCTGGCCGGCGACGGTCGCCTCATCGCCGACGAGGGACAGGGCCGCGACACCGTCGGCACCTTCGCGCTCCAGCACTCGCTGGTACGACGGCAGCGCGTCGTTCGCGCCGAGCTTGCGGTGGATCGCCGCGCGGGCCGCGTCGACGTCGTCGGTCACGCACAGCGGGAGCGCGGTCACGATCCGGAACGGCTCCGTACGGCCGGCGGCCGCCGCCACGATGACCTGCTCGACAGTGCGCAGTCCGGAGGCCCACGTGACCACGCCGTCCGCCTGCTCGGCAGCGAACCCCGCCATGACCGGGTTGACCGCGCCGAGCACGACCTGCGGCGCAGGCGCCCTCGGCTGCAGCCGCTCGGGCTGCTCGCCACCGAGCAGACTGCGCAGCTCGGCGAGATACGAGCGCATCGTGGCCATCGGCGAGCCCCACTCGGCCGCGAACAGGCGTTCGGCCAGATCTTTGTGCGACGTCCCGAGCCCGAGGGTCAAGCGACCTCCGGACACTTCCTGCACGGTCAGCGCTTGCTGCGCGAGCGCATACGGCGTGCGGAGGGGAATCGGAGCGACGGCCGTCGCGATCTCGACGTCCTCGACCCGGCTCGCCGCCACCGCGAGCGCGGTGAGGGTGTCGAGGCCGTTCAGCATCGGCGCCCAGTAGCCCGCAAGTCCTGTCCGACCGACCCTCGAGACCTCGTCCACGACCTGCGCGACGCTGCCGTGGTTGGTGGTCGAGGAGTGGATCGAGATGCGCATCGTCATAGGTGGGTCCTCAGCAGCTGGCCACCGTCGACGAGGATCTCGGCGCCGGTGAGATAGGAAGCCTGCTCGGAGAGCAGGAAGGAGACGACGGACGCGATCTCGTCGGTGCGACCCGGTCGCCCGAGAGGCACCCACGACGAGATCCTGGGGATGCTCGCCTCGGGAAGCATCGGTGTCGCGATCGCTCCCGGGAGCAGGGTGTTGACGCGGATCCCGAGCTCGGCAAGCTCGACCGCAGCGCTCTGCGCCAAGCCGCGGGCTCCCCACTTCGACGCCCCGTAGCCGGCGTGCTCGGCGAAGGGACGCATCGCGGCGTTGCTCGCGGTGACGACGACCGCCGGCGCCGTGCCTTCACGCAGCAAAGGGACGCACGTCTGGAGGGCGAGCAGGAGACCGAGGGTGTTGACCCGCCATGCACGCTCGAAGTCGGCGGGATCCTCCTCGAGCAGCGGTGAGCGGTGCAGGATCCCGGCGTTGCTCACGAGGCCGTCCAGACGGCCGAACCGCTCACGGACGGCGGCGATCGCTTCCTGCCACTCGTCGGCCGAGGTCACATCGAGCCGCTGCGCGAGCACCGCGTCGCGGGGCAGCGGCTCGACCGTACTCACAAGCTCGTCCGCGAGCACGTCGCAGGCGACCACGGCGTATCCGTCGTCCAGCAGCGTCCGCACCACGGCCAGCCCTTGTCCGCGTGCCGCTCCGGTCACCAGCGCGACCCGACGTGCGGTCATCGGCGAGCCACCAGGGCTTGCACGAGTGCTCGGTGCTCGGGCGTGGCGGTGAGTCGTACGTGCTCCTCGGCGTCACGGTCGCACGCCTCGGCGAACGAGAGGGCTGGTACGAGGTCGGAGGTCGCCGCCATCACCGCAACCGCCGGAGCCGGCACCCGCGCGAACCGTCGTGCGACTCGCATCGTCTGCTCCACGAGCTCGTCGTCGGGATGGACTCCGTTCACGAGTCCGCGCGCGAGCGCGACGTCGGCGGGGACGGCCGCGGAGGAGTAGAGCAGCTCCCGCGCGACCGCTCGACCCACGAGGTCGTGCAGCAGCCAGCTGCAGCCGAAGTCTCCCGCGAGGCCCACGCGCCCGAACCCGGTCATCAGCACCGCGGAGCTCGCGGCGTAGCGGACGTCGCAGGCGAGCGCCAATGCCAGACCCGCGCCCACCGCCGGCCCCGGGATCATCGCGATCGTCGGCTTCGCGAGCTCGCGCAGCCTCACCACGGTGCGGCGTTGGAGATCTGCCTGGGCGGTCGCGCGGCCGTCTGGATCGTCGGCCGCACCGAAGATGCTCCGCCCAGCCGCCATCAGGCCGACGTCGCCACCCGCGCAGAAAGCGCCACGGGCACCGGTCAGCACCAGTGCTCGAACCTCGGCCGACCCGGAGGCGACGTCCAGCGCCGCGGCCAGTCCTTCGAGCAGCGGGAGCGAGAGGGCGTTGCGCACCTCGGGGCGGTCGAGGGTGACGACCAGGACACCGTCATCCAATGACGCTGTCACGTCGTCGGTCCCGGTGGCGACGATCTCCACGGCAACTCCTTGCTCGAAGGACTAGATTTCGACATCGACGTCAAAGTTATAGTTGCGTCCTATGCAGCGCAACAGCCTGGAGGAACACGTGGGCCCCCTGACCGCCCCTTTGAGCGGCATCACCGTCGTCGCCTTCGAGCAGGCGGTGTCGGCGCCGTACGCCACCCGTGTCCTCGCCGACCTCGGCGCGCGGGTGATCAAGGTGGAACGACCCGGCACCGGTGACTTCACACGCTGGTTCGACGAGGACGCCGGCGGACTTGCGACCCATTTCGTGTGGCTCAACCGCAACAAGGAGTCGATCGCGCTCGACGTCAAGGACCCCGCGGCTCGTCCGACGCTCGAGGCGCTGCTCGACCGGGCCGACGTCGTGGTCCAGAACCTCGCGCCGGGCGCGGCTGCTCGTCTCGGACTCGACGCCGAGAGTCTCGTCGCGGCTCGCCCGCACCAGGTCGCGGTCGACATCTCGGGCTACGGCCACGACGGACCCCACGCCCACCGGCGGGCGTACGACCTGCTGGTCCAGGCCGAGTCCGGCTCGTGCGCCTCGACGGGCTGGCCCGGGCGACCGGCGCGGCCGGCGATCCCTTCGGCGGACGTGGGAAGCGGACTGATGACAGCGGTGTCCGTGCTCGCCGCCCTCCAGGCACGGCACGAGCACGGCCGCGGGGCCGCACTGCACATCAACATGTTCGACGTCTCCGCGGACTTCCTTGGCTTCTCCCTGCTGCACGCGCTGTACACGGGTCAGGAGCGGCCGCCGCACGGGATGAGCTCACCCACGGTCGCCCCGTACGGCTCGTACCCGACGCGAGACGGCCGCTCGGTCGTGCTCGGCACCACGAACGACGGAGAGTGGCAGCGCCTCACGCGGGACCTGATCGAGCGCGACGACCTGGCCGAGGATCCCGAGTACGCGACGAACGACCAGCGCTGGCGCCACACCGACGCGATCAACGCCGAGATCCGCCGGTGGACCGTCGAGCACGACGCCGAGGAGATCTGCGCGCGTGCGGACCGGGCCGGGATCGGCAGCGCCGTCCTGCGCAGCGTTCCCGAGGCGGCACGTCACCCGGAGATCGTCGCGCGAGACCGGTGGGCGCAGGTCGACTCCCCAGTGGGCCCGGTCTCCAGCCTGCGCGCGCCGTTCGAGTCGACCACGTGGGAGCAGCCGCTCGCGGCCGTCCCCGGTCTCGGTCAACACACTGACACGATCCTCGCCGAGCTCGGCCTGTCGGCACCAGGTCCCGCCGCGGACATCTCGATCGACCGGTTGCGTGACGGTCTCGAGCGCTGGGCGGCCGCGGAGCCGTCACGGATCGCGCTCGTCGACGACGCCCGTTCGTGGACGTACGGCGAGCTCGAGCACGCCGTGGCGGTCGCCGTCGGCCGGCTGCGGCGCTCGGGCGCGAGGCCGGGACGTGCCGTCCTCATCGTGGCCCCGGTCTCGGCTGCCGCTGTCACCGCCTACCTCGCTGTTCTCCGGACCGGCGCCACCGCCGTGCTCCTGGACCGCAGGTGTGGGATCGCCGACGTTCGACACGCGCTCGAAGCGCTCGGTGCCGATCTCGTCGTGTCGACCCGGGATCTCGTCACGAGTCTCGATCTCGACCAGTTGGGGGCAGCGGTGCTCGACCTCGACCATCTGGGCGCGGTCGGCGACCCGGACCGTAGGTGGGTGGAGCCGGATCCGTCGATGCGAGCGTCGGTGTTCTTCACGTCCGGCACCACCAGTCGTCCGAAGGCGGTGCTCCACAGCCTGAGGTCGATCGGCGCGGGGGCACGCAACATGGCGACGGCCTTGTCATTCACTGCGGCTGACTCGGCCTTCCTCAGCAGCCCGGTCGCGAGCATCACCGGGATCATGCACGTCCACCTCGCCATCGACACCGGCGGCAGCCTCGTCCTCGAAGACCGCTTCGATCCTGAACCGTCTCTGCGGCGGGTGCTCGGCCACGGGTGCACGACGCTCGGGGGCGCGCCGATCATCGCGGAGGAGCTCTTCCGAGAGGCCCGGCGGCGCGAGCTCGAGCGCCTGCCGATCCGAGCCGTCGCACTCGGGGGCGCGATGATCCCGCGCGACCTGCTGGAGCTCGCGACGGACCGGTGGGGAATCGTCGTGAGCCGCGTGTACGGCTCGTCCGAGGCTCCCGTCGCGACCTTCTCCCTTCCCTCCGACACGGGTGATGCACGACTCGCGAACGACGGCGCGCCGGGGCCCGGCTCCGAAGTCGCGATCGCCCCCTCCGGCGAGGTGCTCCTCCGTGGTCCGATGCTGTTCCTGGGGTACGCCGACGCGAACGACAACACCGACGCCTTCACGACCGACGGGTGGTTCCGGACCGGTGACCTGGGGCGGCTCGAGCGCGACGAGGTCGACCGTGACCGGCTGGTGATCACCGGACGGCTCAAGGAGGTCGTGGTCCGCAAGGGGATGAAGATCTCCCTGCCCGAGATCGACGCGGCGGCCCGGCTGCTTCGCGGGATCGAGGAGGCAACCGCGTACGCCGTGCCGGATCCCGAGACGGGCGAGCACCTCGCCCTTGCCGTCCTCCCCCAGGCCGGGACGACGGTCTCGCTCGGGTCGATCACCGAGCAGCTGCGCGCCGCAGGGCTCGCCAAGGGCAAGCTTCCGGAGGAGGTCGTGGTGTGGGAGTCGCCCCTGCCCCGCACCGCCACCGGGAAGGTCCGACGCGGAGCCCTCGCCGGTGGAGGCGTACGCCGGATCGTCGCCGAGCGGCTTCAACACCCTGGCGGTGCAACCACGTGATGAGTCGTACGAACGAGGAGCAAGCAGTGGAAGACACAGACGGAGCACGATACGCGCGGGTGAGCACGCTGATGGCGGACTACGCCGTACGCGTGGACTCTCGAGACGCCGATGGTTGGGCGGACATCTTCATCCCTGACGGGGTACTCACGTTCGCAGGCAAGCGGGTCGAGGGGCGTGAGGCGCTGGCAGCGTTCGCCGCCGCGTCGCCGCCCGGGATCCACCTCGGCGGATCGCCGACGATCGCCGACGACGGCGAGATCCTGAGCGTCCGCTCGCAGTTCGTCTTCGTCCCGGCCGACGGGTCGAGGGTGCTCGCCGGCTCGTACCACGACCGCGTGCTCGACGACGGGACGACCGCCCGACTGGTCGAGCGTGCGATCGAGATCGTGGCTTCGATGAAGCCCGGCCGCGCTGCGACGGGGTGACCCGCTGTGTACTCTGACGTCGCAATCAGAAGGAGGACCAAAAATGGTCGACAGCACACCGCGATCCGCGAAAGGCCGCCGCACCCGCGTGCGCCTCTTCGAAGCCGGCAAGACGGTGTTCGAGCGCGACGGATTCCTTCAGGCCAGGATCAGCGACATCTCTGCTGAGGCTGGAGTCTCGCACGGTTCCTTCTACCACTACTTCGACTCCAAAGAGACGCTCTTCCGCGAGATCGCCGAGCAGGTCGAGGTTCGCCTGGTCGGGATGGACGACCTGACCCTCGAGGGCGAGCAGCCGCCGGCCGTCGAACGGATCCGGGCCGCCAACCGCTCCTACCTTCGCGCCTACAAGAAGGAAGCGAAGATCATGCGGGTGATCGAGGAGGTCAGCCGCTACGACGCCGAGGTCCAGGCCGTGCGCAAGCGCCGCGACGACCACCTCGCGTCCCGGATGGAGTCCTCGATCGCCAAGCTGCAGAAGAAGGGGCTGGCCGACGCGCGCGTCGACGTCCGGTACGCCGCCACGGCCCTCGGCAGCATGGTCGCGCGGTTCGCCGAGGAGATGTTCATCCGCGGGGGCGACTTCGAGATCAATGAGGCGGTCGAGCAGCTGACGCTCCTGTGGTGCAACGCGCTCGGCATCAGCTCCGACGAGACCTGACCCCGCGCTGGCGCATTCGTCGTCAGAAGCAATATTGACGTCGACTAAGGTTTTGGCGCAGACTGTGAGTCTCCCACCGAAAGGCGCGCCATGCCCCAGGACGTCATCACCGTCGAGGTGGACGACACGATCGCCGTCGTCACTCTCAACCGGCCCGACTCGCTCAACTCGTCGAACCCCGACCTGCACGCGCGGCTCGCGACGATCTGGGACGACGTCGCTGCGATCGACGGTCTCCGCGCCGTCGTCCTGACCGGCGCCGGGCAAGCGTTCTCGGCCGGCGGCGACTTCGGGCTGCTCGACCGGATGGTGAAGGACCCCCAGCTGCGGGACGAAGTGATGGCTGAGGCCGCGGCGATCGTGCGTGCGATCGTCGAGTTCCCCCTCCCCCTGATCGCCGCCGTCAACGGCCCCGCGGTGGGCCTCGGCGCCAGCGTGGCCGGGTTCGCCGACCTGGTCGTCATGGCGGAGGACGCGTTCTTCGCTGATCCTCACGTCTCGCTCGGGCTCGTCGCGGGCGACGGGTCGGTCATGACGTGGCCACAGCACATGGGCCTGCAGCGCGCAAAGGAGTGGATCCTGCTCGGCGGGCGCATGTCGGCCGAAGAGGCCCTCCGCGTCGGTCTGGCCAACCGGGTCGCACCGTCGGGCGAGGCGCTCAAGCAGGCGCTCGAGCTGGCCCGTCGCGTCGCGGCGATGCCGCCCCAGTCCGTACGCGAAACCTTGCGAGCGCTCGACAAGCCGTTGCGCGACCGGCTCGACGGCGATCTCGCCGCCGTGCTCGGCGCCGAGACCCGGTCGTTCGACGAGCCCGAGTTCCAGGCCAACCTCGGGCGCCTGATCAGCCGCTCCAGTCGGTAGACACGCCGCGGGCCGGTCGTGATCTCCGGCGACCGGCGTTATTGACTTCGACGTCAATATTGTAGATCGTTGTGACAGAGATCCCCGCGCCCACCACTCGAAGGAGATGAACGTGCCAGACGCCGTCATCGTCGCATCCGCCCGTACGCCCATCGGGCGCGCTCACAAGGGCTCGTTGGTCGATGCCCGCGCCGACGACCTTGCGGCCACAGTCGTCCAGGCGGCGCTCGACAAGGTGCCCGGGCTCGCCCCCGAGGCGATCGAGGACCTCTATATCGGAGCCTCCAACCACACCGGCGAGCAGTCGCAGAACCTCGGACGACGGGTCGCGGTCCTCCTGGGGCGTGACGATCTGCCCGCGGTCACGGTCAACCGCGCCTGCGCCTCGTCGATCCAGACCACGCGCATGGCGTTCCACGCGATCCGCGCCGGGGAGGGCGAGGCGTTCCTCTCGGTCGGGGCCGAGAGCGTCTCGCGCTACCGACCTGCACCGGCGGGCACCGAGCACCCGGACTTCGCCGCCGCGCAGGACCGGACCTCGCTCCGGGCGACCGGTGGCGGCGGCACGTGGGGAGACCCGCGCGAGGAGGGCGATCTGCCCGACTACTACATCCCGATGGGACAGACCGCCGAGAACGTCGCCGAGCTGTGCGGCATCAGCCGCGCCGACCAGGACGCCTTCGCCCTGCGATCGCAGCAACGGTACGCCGCAGCCGAGGCAGCCGGCTCCCACTCCCGACTGATCGCCCCCGTCAAGCTCGCCGACGGCACGTGGATGGAGCATGACGACTCTCCGCGGCCCGGCACCACGCTCGACGGCCTGTCGCAGCTGAAGCCGGTCTTCCGCCCGGACGGCACCGTCACCGCCGGCAACAGCTGTCCGCTCAACGACGGCGCTGCGGCACTCGTCGTGGTGAGCGACACGATCGCCGCCACCCTCGACGCGCCGGTCCAGGCGCGCGTCATCGGCACCGCCGCATCGGGCCTCTCCCCCGAGATCATGGGTCTCGGTCCGGTTGACGCCACCGAGCGGGTGCTGGCCCGGTGCGGCCTGACGACAGACGACCTCGACGTCATCGAGATCAACGAGGCGTTCGCCGCGCAGGTGGTGGCGTCGCAACGTGCACTCGGACTCGACGAGGACAAGGTGAACGTCAACGGCGGAGCCATCGCGCTCGGCCACCCGTTCGGCATGACCGGCGCGCGCCTGATCGGTCAGGCGATGCAGATCCTCCATGAGAACGACGCGGAGCTCGCGCTCGTGACGCTCTGCGTCGGCATGGGCCAGGGAATGGCGATCGTGCTCGAACGAGTCGGCTGACGGACGCCGGGAAGGACATCACACGCATGCGCAGAACGCTCTACGACCAGGAGCACGAGGACTTCCGCCTGATGGTGCGCAAGTTCCTCCAGGACGAGGTCGTGCCCGTCTACGCCGACTGGGAGGACGAGGGCCTCGTTCCTCGCTCGTTCTTCGAGCGGCTCGGCGAGCTCGGGGTGATGGGACTCACGATCCCGGAGCAGTACGGCGGCGCCGGCGAGGCGAGCTATCGCTTCGGCGCGGTGCTGAGCGAGGAAGTCTCGGCGGCACTCGTCGCCACCGGCCCGTTGCGGTGCCACCTCGACGTCGTCCTGCCGTACTTCCTGGCGTACGCGAACGACGAGCAGCGGCAGAGGTGGTTCCCCGGCCTCGCCGCGGGGCATCTCCTGACCGCCGTGGCGATGACCGAGCCCGGCGCCGGATCCGACCTGTCGGCGATCCGCACGCGCGCCCGCCGCGACGGCGACGCGTATGTCCTCGACGGGGCGAAAACCTTCATCACCGGCGGCATGCTGGCCGATCTCACGATCGTGGTCGCACGCACCTCCGACGAGGAGAACCCTCGCCAGGGCCTCTCGCTCCTCGTCGTCGAGTCCGGCATGGACGGATTCACCCGCAGCGGCCCGATGAAGAAGCTGGGCATGCACGTCCAGGACACCGCTGAGCTCTTCTTCGACGGCGTACGCGTCCCGGTCACGAACCTCCTCGGTGAGGAAGGCCGCGCGTTCGAGCACCTGGGCAACAACCTTCCCAAGGAGCGGCTCGGCATCGCCGTGACGGCTGTGGCCAACGCGAAGGCCGCGGTCGAGCTCGCCAAGGCCTACGTCCAGGACCGGAGGGCCTTCGGCAAGCGCATCGCCGAGTTCCAGAACACCCGTTTCGAGCTGGCGTCGGTGACGACTGAGCTCGACGCCGCTCAGCTGATGGTCGACCACGGCGTCGCCGAGCTGGACGAGGGGCGCCTGTCGCCGGTCGACGCAGCGAAGATCAAGCTCTTCGCGACGGAGGTGCAGGGTCGCGCGATCGATCGGTGCCTCCAGCTGTTCGGCGGCTACGGCTACATGGCCGAGTACCCGATCTCGCGGTTGTACGCCGACGCGCGCGTCACCCGCATCTACGGCGGCACCAGTGAGGTCATGCGCACGATCATCGCGAAGTCGCTAGGAATCTGACCAACCCCGAGCACAGAGGTGAGCATGGACAGCAACACCATCGCGGACGTCATCGAGATCCAGCAGCTGCTGGCCCGCTACGCAGTCCGCATGACCCAGCACGATGTCGAGGGTGTCGTCGGCGTCTTCGCCCCCGGCGGAACGTACAGCGCCTTCGGAGACATCTACGACACGACGGACTTCCCCCTTCTCATGGACGCAGCGCCGCGCGGCCACTACACCACGGGCATCCCTCTCCTCGAGATCGACGGCGACACCGCCACCGGCGTACAGACGCTGTCGTTCGTCGCGCAGACCGACCACGCGATGCGGATCGGCTACTACACCGACACCTACACCCGGACGACAGACGGTTGGCGGCTGCAGACCCGTGCGATGACGTTCCTGCGCCGCGACGGCTCGCAGAACTCCGGGAAGGCGCACGACCCGCTGCGGCCGGCACCGACCAGCTCCGCGAGCTGAGCGGCGCCCGACCGTGGACCTGCTGACGTTCCGTACCGACCTCGACGCCTGGATCGAGACGAACCGTGCACAGCTGACACCGGTCGAGGCCGGGGAAGGCACGTTGGCCGGCCAGCTCGCGCACCTCGCGATCGTCAAGAAGCTCGCGTACGACGCCGACTTCGGTCGCTACGGCTGGCCGGAGCGGGTGGGCGGTCTGGGTGGCGCCCCGATCTATCGGGCGCTGCTCGGCGAGCGGCTGACCGCGGAGGGATTCGTGCAGCCCGGCGGCTGGTCCATGACGGAGGTGCTCGCGCCGACGATGATCGACTTCGCCTCGCCGGGCCTTGCAGCCGAGGTCGTCCCGCTCCTGCTCAGCGGGGCGGAGCACTGGTGCCAGGGATTCTCGGAGCCGGGCACCGGCAGCAATCTCGCTGCCCTGTCGTGCAAGGCAGTCCAGACCGACGACGGCTGGTTGGTCAACGGCCAGAAGGTGTGGACGAGTCACGCCCAGCTGTCCGATCGCTGCGTGCTCCTGACTCGTACGGGCACCCGTGAGTCGGCGCACCGCGGCATCACGGCGCTGTTCGTCGACATGGACACGCCCGGGATCACCGTACGGCCGATCGAGACGCAGCACGGCGTCGACGAGTTCTGCGAGGTCTTCTTCGAGGACGTCCTGGTCCCCGACGCCCGCCGCCTCGGTGAGGTCGGAGGCGGCTGGGCGGTCGCGATGGACCTGCTGCCGTACGAGCGGAGCACTGCCTTGTGGCACCGCGGCGCCTTCGTACACCGGCGTTTCGTAGACCTGCTGGGCGACGCCGAGCCTGACGCGCTCGACCCTCGCTCTGTGGGTGAGGTGGCGATGAAGCTGTTCGCCCTGCGCGCCGTCTCGCGCGGTACGCAGTACAGGATCAGCGCCGGTGATCGGCTCGGTGCCGAGACTTCCGTCGACAAGCTCCTCCTCGGACTGACCGAACAGGCCGTCTACGACCTGGTGGCTGACGGTCTCGCCGATCGGGTCGTCGCCGGCGAGGACCCGGCGAGTCGCCGCTGGCGCTCGGAGTTCCTCTACTCGCGCGCGGCGACGATCTACGGGGGTACGTCCGAGATCCAGCGCAACGTTCTTGCCCGGCGCGTGCTGGGCCTCGGAGAGGAGTCGTGATGGAGCAGAGCGAGCGCGAGCAGTTCGCCGAGACTGTCCGCAAGGTCTTCGACCGTACGGACACCCTGCCCGACGACGGGCTCGAGGCGATCGGCTGGCGCGATGCGCTGGCTGCCTGGGGTGGGCCGGCGATCAGCATCGTGCTGGGGGCTCAGGGCCGCGCATGCGCCACCTCGGGCGCGATCGATGACGTCGTCGCAGGCGCGCTGGGCCTCGACGCAGCGCCGGACGCTGTCCTCCTCCCTCGCCTCGGGAGCCAGCAGCCTCCGACGACGGCGTCAGACGAGGGTGTGACGGTCGCCGGCGTCGCGACCGCGCGCATCCTCGCTGCCACGCGCGTTGCCGTCGCCGTCGGGGACCCGACCGGCTGTCGCGTCGTGCGTGTCCCGACCGAGCTGCTCACGGTCGAGCCGATCCTGGGTGTCGACGCCGATGCGCGTCTGTTCAGCGTCACGGCCGAGGTCGCGACCGGGGATCTCGAGGACGGGCCCAGTGTGGACTGGGCACGTGCCCTGGCGTTCGGGCAGGTCAGCGTCGCATGCGAGCTCGTCGGAGTCGGACGCGGCATGCTCGAGCTCGCGATCGAGCACGCCACGTCCCGGGTGCAGTTCGGCCGTACGATCGGGTCCTTTCAGGCCGTTCGCCACCGGCTCGTCGACTCCTTCATCGCCCTCGAAGGTGCCTCGGCTGCGGCGGCGGCGTGCTGCGACGTCATGATCGGTGACGGCCCAGATGGCGGCAGCGCGGGCACCCTGCCGTCGGCGCACGCCGCGATGGCGAAGGCACTCGCTGGAGACGCCGCTCGTACGGCAGCGAAGCACGCTCAGCAGGTCCTCGCGGGGATCGGCTTCACGTCCGAGCACCGGTTCCACCACTACTTCCGCCGTACTCTGCTGCTCGACCGACTGCTCGGCTCGCGCACCGCCATCACCCAGGAGATCGGGCAGACCGCCCTCGACGCGCGGCGGGTGCCGATGGACCTCCCGCTCTAGCGGACTGCCGCGTCCCCGTTTTGTGCACTTGTGGCAGGAATCGCACCGAGGAAACCTGTCGGGATTGCACAAAACGGGGACGGGGCGGGGCTACGAGGGCGGCAGGCCGAGGATCCGGGTCGCGATCAGGTTGCGTTGGATCTGGGCAGTGCCGCCCATGACGCTCTGCGCACGGCTGTAGAGGTACATCTTCATCCACGTGTCTTCCTCGTGGTCGGGATGCACGCGGCTGGCCTTGAGCGCGGCGTGGGCGACCTGCTGCTCGACCTGGGTCATGAGGACCTTGTCGACCGACCCCTCGGGGCCGTGGGTGATCCCGTCGAGCCGGTCGGAGAGACGACGGCGGACGTGGAGCCGGAGCATCTCGGTGCCGACGAGTGCCCAGCCGAGGGTGTGGAGATCTTCCTCGGTGTACGCCGCTCGGTCTTCGCGCGCGAGCTG
Above is a genomic segment from Mumia sp. Pv4-285 containing:
- a CDS encoding TetR/AcrR family transcriptional regulator; the protein is MVDSTPRSAKGRRTRVRLFEAGKTVFERDGFLQARISDISAEAGVSHGSFYHYFDSKETLFREIAEQVEVRLVGMDDLTLEGEQPPAVERIRAANRSYLRAYKKEAKIMRVIEEVSRYDAEVQAVRKRRDDHLASRMESSIAKLQKKGLADARVDVRYAATALGSMVARFAEEMFIRGGDFEINEAVEQLTLLWCNALGISSDET
- a CDS encoding nuclear transport factor 2 family protein, coding for MSTLMADYAVRVDSRDADGWADIFIPDGVLTFAGKRVEGREALAAFAAASPPGIHLGGSPTIADDGEILSVRSQFVFVPADGSRVLAGSYHDRVLDDGTTARLVERAIEIVASMKPGRAATG
- a CDS encoding enoyl-CoA hydratase/isomerase family protein; translation: MPQDVITVEVDDTIAVVTLNRPDSLNSSNPDLHARLATIWDDVAAIDGLRAVVLTGAGQAFSAGGDFGLLDRMVKDPQLRDEVMAEAAAIVRAIVEFPLPLIAAVNGPAVGLGASVAGFADLVVMAEDAFFADPHVSLGLVAGDGSVMTWPQHMGLQRAKEWILLGGRMSAEEALRVGLANRVAPSGEALKQALELARRVAAMPPQSVRETLRALDKPLRDRLDGDLAAVLGAETRSFDEPEFQANLGRLISRSSR
- a CDS encoding acetyl-CoA C-acetyltransferase, translating into MPDAVIVASARTPIGRAHKGSLVDARADDLAATVVQAALDKVPGLAPEAIEDLYIGASNHTGEQSQNLGRRVAVLLGRDDLPAVTVNRACASSIQTTRMAFHAIRAGEGEAFLSVGAESVSRYRPAPAGTEHPDFAAAQDRTSLRATGGGGTWGDPREEGDLPDYYIPMGQTAENVAELCGISRADQDAFALRSQQRYAAAEAAGSHSRLIAPVKLADGTWMEHDDSPRPGTTLDGLSQLKPVFRPDGTVTAGNSCPLNDGAAALVVVSDTIAATLDAPVQARVIGTAASGLSPEIMGLGPVDATERVLARCGLTTDDLDVIEINEAFAAQVVASQRALGLDEDKVNVNGGAIALGHPFGMTGARLIGQAMQILHENDAELALVTLCVGMGQGMAIVLERVG
- a CDS encoding CoA transferase: MGPLTAPLSGITVVAFEQAVSAPYATRVLADLGARVIKVERPGTGDFTRWFDEDAGGLATHFVWLNRNKESIALDVKDPAARPTLEALLDRADVVVQNLAPGAAARLGLDAESLVAARPHQVAVDISGYGHDGPHAHRRAYDLLVQAESGSCASTGWPGRPARPAIPSADVGSGLMTAVSVLAALQARHEHGRGAALHINMFDVSADFLGFSLLHALYTGQERPPHGMSSPTVAPYGSYPTRDGRSVVLGTTNDGEWQRLTRDLIERDDLAEDPEYATNDQRWRHTDAINAEIRRWTVEHDAEEICARADRAGIGSAVLRSVPEAARHPEIVARDRWAQVDSPVGPVSSLRAPFESTTWEQPLAAVPGLGQHTDTILAELGLSAPGPAADISIDRLRDGLERWAAAEPSRIALVDDARSWTYGELEHAVAVAVGRLRRSGARPGRAVLIVAPVSAAAVTAYLAVLRTGATAVLLDRRCGIADVRHALEALGADLVVSTRDLVTSLDLDQLGAAVLDLDHLGAVGDPDRRWVEPDPSMRASVFFTSGTTSRPKAVLHSLRSIGAGARNMATALSFTAADSAFLSSPVASITGIMHVHLAIDTGGSLVLEDRFDPEPSLRRVLGHGCTTLGGAPIIAEELFREARRRELERLPIRAVALGGAMIPRDLLELATDRWGIVVSRVYGSSEAPVATFSLPSDTGDARLANDGAPGPGSEVAIAPSGEVLLRGPMLFLGYADANDNTDAFTTDGWFRTGDLGRLERDEVDRDRLVITGRLKEVVVRKGMKISLPEIDAAARLLRGIEEATAYAVPDPETGEHLALAVLPQAGTTVSLGSITEQLRAAGLAKGKLPEEVVVWESPLPRTATGKVRRGALAGGGVRRIVAERLQHPGGATT